The following are from one region of the Roseimicrobium gellanilyticum genome:
- a CDS encoding Kelch repeat-containing protein, which produces MTLATTATIAAAEWEPIAPLPVPNGGFAAGVVQGQLVIAGGTTWKDDVKVWLDEVWLYDATANQWKSIGKLPNPLAYGVSAEVENGLLIAGGYDGKQGRAEVLKIGADKKVTTTPLRLPQATSLAVGGILGSGTQKSLFVFGGSPDPAKLDGVVPYGQQVSLENGKVEDLLEDPSVHLFISTGAVSGDALYVFTSARATSPTTVENLADARVFRTATKRWTPIRPYPMPWRGVTALRLDDTQIYLAGGYGESPASFYSAAFVYDTKANRYRIGKSLPIAAMVGLVSDGKYVYCLGGEDAKKHRTDKCWRIPLTELLKP; this is translated from the coding sequence ATGACTCTTGCCACCACTGCGACCATCGCTGCTGCTGAGTGGGAACCCATCGCTCCACTGCCGGTGCCAAATGGCGGCTTCGCAGCGGGTGTCGTGCAGGGACAGCTCGTCATCGCCGGTGGCACCACATGGAAGGATGACGTCAAGGTATGGCTCGATGAGGTGTGGCTCTACGACGCCACCGCCAATCAGTGGAAGTCGATCGGGAAGCTGCCCAACCCACTGGCCTATGGGGTCTCCGCGGAGGTGGAGAATGGACTGCTCATTGCCGGAGGATATGATGGAAAGCAGGGCCGCGCCGAAGTGCTGAAAATTGGCGCTGACAAGAAAGTCACTACCACGCCTCTCCGGCTCCCACAGGCCACGAGCCTTGCGGTCGGAGGCATTCTTGGTTCCGGTACGCAGAAGAGTCTTTTTGTCTTCGGCGGCAGCCCGGACCCGGCAAAGCTGGATGGCGTGGTGCCGTATGGTCAACAGGTGTCGCTGGAGAATGGCAAGGTCGAGGATCTTCTCGAAGACCCCTCCGTACACCTCTTCATCTCCACCGGAGCGGTAAGCGGCGATGCGCTCTATGTCTTCACGAGCGCGCGAGCCACTTCTCCCACCACGGTGGAAAATCTCGCGGACGCCAGAGTGTTCCGTACAGCGACCAAGAGGTGGACACCAATTCGTCCCTACCCGATGCCCTGGCGTGGCGTCACGGCCTTGCGACTGGATGACACACAGATCTATCTCGCCGGTGGCTACGGAGAAAGTCCTGCATCATTCTATTCTGCAGCCTTTGTCTACGACACAAAGGCCAACCGGTACCGCATCGGCAAATCCCTGCCCATCGCCGCCATGGTAGGCCTCGTCAGCGATGGCAAGTACGTCTACTGCCTTGGCGGTGAAGACGCGAAGAAGCACCGCACGGACAAGTGCTGGCGCATTCCACTCACGGAGTTGCTGAAGCCATAG
- a CDS encoding SDR family NAD(P)-dependent oxidoreductase has protein sequence MKTFSLERRAALVTGSSQGIGLAAGLALKEAGARVVFHGLDAKPAEVPADSSYAQSDLLGENASEALISQAFSTEPGLDILVCNAGSFFDLPVLEMTRERWDRTMNLNVRASFFLAQAFAKRLVAEQRPGCIVVTASTNGFQAEADSCAYDSSKGALVMLTRSLAVSLAPHGIRVNGIAPGLIRTPLTNVWMEPQSADLLAHYEKKILLGRVGTPEDCSGAVVFLCSDAARYITGEIMVIDGGLTVTQIGRK, from the coding sequence ATGAAAACATTCTCGCTTGAACGACGCGCCGCGCTGGTGACCGGATCGTCGCAGGGCATCGGCCTTGCGGCAGGTCTTGCGTTGAAGGAGGCAGGAGCCCGCGTTGTGTTCCATGGATTGGATGCGAAGCCTGCCGAGGTTCCAGCAGACAGCTCCTATGCGCAGAGCGATTTGCTCGGAGAAAATGCCAGTGAGGCCCTCATCTCCCAGGCCTTCTCCACGGAGCCCGGCCTCGACATACTCGTCTGCAATGCCGGCAGCTTCTTTGACCTGCCCGTGCTGGAGATGACGCGGGAACGTTGGGACCGCACCATGAACCTCAATGTGCGCGCCTCCTTCTTCTTGGCGCAGGCTTTTGCGAAGCGTTTGGTGGCCGAACAGCGTCCGGGCTGCATCGTAGTCACCGCAAGTACGAATGGCTTCCAAGCAGAAGCGGACTCCTGCGCGTACGACTCCAGCAAGGGCGCGCTGGTGATGCTGACGCGTTCTCTCGCGGTATCCCTCGCCCCCCATGGCATTCGCGTGAATGGCATTGCGCCTGGCCTCATTCGCACTCCACTCACCAATGTGTGGATGGAACCCCAATCCGCCGATCTGCTAGCACACTACGAAAAGAAAATCCTGCTGGGTCGCGTGGGCACACCAGAGGACTGCTCTGGCGCAGTCGTCTTCCTTTGCTCCGATGCCGCCCGCTACATCACCGGCGAGATCATGGTGATCGATGGGGGACTGACGGTGACGCAGATCGGCCGGAAGTAA
- a CDS encoding SDR family oxidoreductase: protein MNPTLQPKPPFDLSGRNIWVFGGAGYLGRAVVRLLAEMQARVLCVDLEQRAQQFLTEENLNSAVTPASLDVTEVSATQTFVAEQIAAYGVPDGLAVLTYTSTAKRMDDLSAEDFDRVNHGNLTATFALCRAIGQHMVNHAGGSMVLFSSMYGSVSPDPSVYEAPMTPNPIEYGVGKAGIQQMARYFAVHWGRQGVRCNSVSPGPFPNPAIQKDLPEFVERLASKVPLGRIGQAHEIAGSVAFLLSDASSYITGQNLAVDGGWTAW, encoded by the coding sequence ATGAATCCCACCCTGCAACCCAAGCCCCCCTTCGACCTCTCTGGGAGGAACATCTGGGTCTTCGGCGGCGCGGGATATCTGGGCCGCGCGGTGGTGCGCCTGCTCGCTGAGATGCAGGCACGGGTGCTCTGCGTAGACCTGGAGCAGCGTGCGCAGCAATTCCTGACGGAGGAGAATCTTAACTCCGCCGTTACACCAGCCTCTCTTGATGTCACTGAGGTCAGTGCCACACAAACCTTTGTCGCAGAACAGATCGCTGCGTATGGGGTGCCGGATGGCCTTGCCGTGCTCACGTACACCTCTACCGCAAAGCGCATGGACGACCTGAGCGCTGAGGATTTCGACCGTGTGAATCACGGCAATCTCACCGCGACCTTCGCTCTTTGTCGCGCCATCGGACAGCACATGGTGAATCATGCTGGCGGCAGTATGGTGCTCTTCTCCAGCATGTATGGTTCGGTGTCCCCGGACCCTTCTGTTTACGAAGCACCGATGACTCCCAACCCCATCGAGTACGGCGTGGGCAAGGCAGGTATCCAGCAGATGGCCCGCTACTTCGCCGTGCACTGGGGAAGACAGGGCGTACGCTGCAACAGCGTCTCGCCCGGTCCCTTTCCCAATCCGGCAATCCAAAAGGACCTGCCGGAATTTGTTGAGCGACTCGCCTCGAAAGTCCCGCTGGGCCGCATTGGCCAGGCACACGAAATCGCCGGTTCCGTGGCGTTCCTCCTCAGCGATGCATCCTCTTACATCACCGGGCAGAACCTCGCCGTGGACGGTGGCTGGACGGCCTGGTGA
- a CDS encoding HpcH/HpaI aldolase family protein: MFRRSLLLSKIRSGGVARVCSTGNFIPFYPHLAKHAGFDAVWVCAEHRAWDPRQIEAMILQTRVADIDCVWRPPTQERAQLSRLLEDGATALMIPMVNTAEQAKRLVMATKYPPLGDRGLDGAGVDAEFWVNRDPDYIHKANTETALITQLESPEALENIDDIAAVPGVDIVFMGPGDLSLRLGCQPSIQDPVLRPAVERMAAACRKHGKPWGFPVGTAEDARIAVEMGCQFLNYGSDFASVLSYIGQCGRDLDALLGAGNGIGGTAVVVP, from the coding sequence ATGTTCCGTCGCTCGCTGCTCCTCTCCAAGATCCGCTCCGGCGGTGTCGCCCGTGTCTGCTCCACCGGGAATTTCATTCCCTTCTACCCGCACCTGGCAAAGCACGCGGGATTCGACGCAGTGTGGGTATGCGCCGAGCATCGCGCCTGGGACCCCCGGCAGATTGAAGCGATGATCCTCCAAACACGTGTGGCGGATATTGATTGTGTATGGCGCCCGCCGACGCAAGAGCGCGCCCAGCTTTCCCGTCTTCTCGAAGATGGCGCCACAGCGCTGATGATTCCCATGGTGAACACCGCCGAGCAGGCGAAACGCCTGGTGATGGCCACGAAATATCCGCCGCTGGGAGATCGTGGTCTGGATGGGGCGGGTGTGGATGCGGAGTTCTGGGTGAACCGCGATCCCGACTACATCCACAAGGCAAACACGGAGACGGCACTCATTACCCAGCTCGAGTCGCCGGAGGCACTTGAGAATATCGATGACATCGCCGCCGTGCCTGGCGTGGATATTGTCTTCATGGGTCCTGGTGACCTTTCGCTGCGACTCGGCTGCCAGCCCTCCATCCAGGATCCTGTACTGCGCCCCGCAGTCGAGCGGATGGCCGCTGCCTGCCGCAAGCATGGCAAGCCGTGGGGATTCCCTGTCGGCACCGCGGAGGATGCACGCATCGCCGTGGAGATGGGTTGCCAGTTCCTGAACTACGGCAGCGACTTCGCCTCAGTACTCAGCTACATCGGTCAATGTGGCCGGGACCTTGATGCACTTCTCGGCGCAGGGAATGGCATCGGCGGTACTGCTGTGGTTGTGCCGTAA
- a CDS encoding HpcH/HpaI aldolase family protein, translating into MKLRTSRLLRELNAGANPCTLKLNLNDPRIIELAGLAGAAAVWLCNEHVPNDWTNVEHQVRAAKLYDMDTIVRVSKGSYSEYVKPFELDATAIMVPHVTTAEEARKIVEMTRFQPMGRRPIDGGNIDGAFCQIPMVDYLKHGNTEKLLILQIESPEALANVEEIAAVPGFDVLLFGPGDFSHLIGKAGQVGDAEVVAARKRVAEAARKNGKHLMIPGMVAPRSELEAEGWRIFNLGADVLSLGAAFNKLVSDYTGSAAAVPAAVYNSKS; encoded by the coding sequence ATGAAACTCCGAACGAGCCGTCTCCTCCGCGAACTGAATGCTGGTGCCAATCCGTGCACGTTGAAGTTGAATCTCAATGACCCGCGCATCATCGAGCTGGCTGGTCTCGCCGGTGCGGCGGCGGTGTGGCTCTGCAACGAGCATGTGCCCAATGACTGGACGAATGTGGAGCACCAGGTGCGCGCCGCGAAGCTGTACGACATGGACACCATCGTGCGTGTGAGCAAGGGCAGCTACAGCGAGTATGTGAAGCCCTTCGAGCTGGATGCCACCGCCATCATGGTGCCACACGTCACAACAGCAGAGGAGGCACGGAAGATTGTGGAGATGACGCGGTTCCAACCCATGGGACGACGTCCGATTGATGGAGGCAATATCGACGGCGCCTTCTGCCAGATTCCCATGGTGGACTATCTGAAGCACGGCAATACGGAAAAGCTGCTCATCCTGCAAATCGAGTCGCCGGAAGCGCTGGCCAATGTGGAGGAGATCGCGGCCGTGCCGGGGTTTGATGTGCTGCTTTTTGGCCCGGGAGATTTCAGCCATCTGATTGGCAAGGCGGGACAGGTGGGCGATGCCGAGGTGGTCGCAGCTCGCAAACGGGTGGCGGAAGCCGCACGTAAGAACGGCAAGCACCTCATGATCCCAGGCATGGTCGCTCCGCGTTCAGAATTGGAGGCGGAAGGCTGGCGCATTTTCAATCTTGGCGCGGATGTCTTGAGCCTCGGCGCTGCATTTAACAAACTCGTGTCCGACTACACTGGCAGTGCCGCTGCCGTGCCAGCGGCGGTTTACAATTCCAAATCATGA
- a CDS encoding SDR family oxidoreductase → MNALQDFSLSGKVIVLTGGAGLFGRGLAAMLAESGATLVLASRNVEALDYVVRAERARGFDVHAESLDQGEEKSILALRDRVLSQHGRVDGLVNNAVLRVMKSPQDDVSTWEQSMKVNATGLMLITRAFGDAMMANSNGGSIVNIGSIQGAVGASLELYEGTNMGVPPPDYFFHKGGMMNLTRYHAAIYGPQNIRVNCLLPGGFFNHQPEPFLTRYNQHTMLNRMAGDRDLGGAVIFLLSDASRYITAAMIPVDGGYTAK, encoded by the coding sequence ATGAATGCCCTTCAAGATTTCAGCCTGAGTGGCAAGGTGATCGTGCTCACGGGTGGCGCAGGTCTCTTTGGTCGTGGACTCGCCGCCATGCTCGCGGAATCCGGTGCCACACTGGTGCTGGCTTCGCGAAACGTGGAGGCGCTGGACTACGTGGTGCGCGCGGAGCGTGCGCGCGGCTTCGACGTGCATGCGGAGTCGCTGGATCAGGGGGAGGAGAAGTCCATCCTTGCGCTTCGTGACCGCGTGCTCTCCCAACATGGTCGTGTGGATGGCTTGGTGAACAACGCCGTGCTGCGCGTCATGAAGTCACCTCAAGATGATGTGTCCACGTGGGAGCAGTCCATGAAGGTGAATGCCACGGGACTCATGCTCATCACACGTGCCTTTGGTGACGCCATGATGGCGAACAGCAACGGAGGTAGCATCGTGAACATTGGCAGCATCCAGGGTGCGGTGGGCGCGAGTCTCGAACTCTACGAAGGTACCAATATGGGTGTGCCACCGCCTGATTACTTCTTCCACAAGGGAGGGATGATGAATCTCACCCGCTACCATGCGGCCATCTACGGACCACAAAACATCCGGGTGAACTGCCTGCTTCCCGGTGGGTTCTTCAATCACCAGCCGGAGCCGTTTCTCACCCGCTACAACCAGCACACCATGCTCAATCGCATGGCCGGAGATCGGGACCTGGGCGGTGCGGTGATCTTCCTGCTCAGCGATGCATCACGCTACATCACCGCCGCGATGATCCCGGTGGATGGTGGGTATACCGCGAAATAG
- a CDS encoding D-TA family PLP-dependent enzyme: MTPWHEISNIAEIPTPSLAVWPHRIEENLRRMVKMVQGDTTRLRPHMKTHKMPEVIKLHLVHGITKFKCATIAETEMTASEGADEILLAYPPVGPNIGRLLRLVQKYPHTKFAATTDSEPAARALSEACDAAGLTLDVYLDLDCGMHRTGIAPDDAAFDLYRLLTKLPGLKVAGIHAYDGHIHDSDLATRKTAVETAFSAVEAFREQLLAVGLPVPNYIASGTPTFGIHALRGSYECSPGTCVLWDWGYGTKHPDLDFLHAALVLTRVISKPSTGRLTVDLGHKAIAAENPHPRVHFLNLPEARAVMHSEEHLVLETPHADEFSIGDVLYGVPWHICPTVALHSYANVVRDGRVDDIWRVSGRERVLSV, encoded by the coding sequence ATGACTCCCTGGCACGAGATTTCCAACATCGCCGAGATTCCCACCCCCTCCCTGGCGGTCTGGCCGCACCGCATTGAGGAAAACCTGCGCCGCATGGTGAAGATGGTGCAGGGTGACACCACCCGCCTCCGGCCGCACATGAAGACGCACAAGATGCCGGAGGTGATCAAACTGCACCTCGTTCATGGCATCACGAAATTCAAATGCGCTACCATCGCGGAAACGGAGATGACTGCCTCCGAAGGTGCCGATGAAATCCTACTCGCCTATCCTCCCGTGGGACCAAACATCGGGCGATTGCTCCGCTTGGTGCAGAAGTATCCTCACACGAAATTTGCAGCGACGACCGACAGTGAACCGGCGGCACGCGCCCTGTCTGAAGCCTGCGATGCAGCAGGCCTCACGCTGGACGTCTATCTTGATCTGGACTGCGGGATGCATCGCACCGGAATTGCGCCAGATGATGCAGCCTTTGATCTCTATCGCTTGCTCACCAAATTGCCGGGACTGAAAGTGGCTGGCATCCACGCCTACGACGGCCACATCCACGATTCCGATCTTGCGACACGCAAGACTGCAGTGGAGACCGCCTTCAGCGCAGTGGAAGCGTTTCGCGAGCAGTTACTTGCTGTAGGACTGCCGGTGCCGAACTACATCGCCAGTGGCACGCCCACCTTTGGCATTCACGCGTTGCGTGGCTCGTACGAATGCAGTCCCGGCACCTGTGTGCTGTGGGACTGGGGCTACGGCACAAAACATCCTGACCTCGACTTCCTGCATGCGGCGCTGGTACTCACGCGGGTCATCAGCAAACCCTCCACCGGCCGCCTCACAGTGGATCTAGGTCACAAGGCGATTGCCGCGGAGAATCCGCATCCGCGTGTGCATTTCCTGAATCTGCCCGAAGCACGGGCAGTGATGCACAGCGAGGAACACCTGGTGCTGGAGACGCCCCATGCGGACGAGTTCTCCATCGGCGATGTCCTCTATGGAGTGCCGTGGCACATCTGCCCGACAGTGGCGCTGCACTCCTATGCCAATGTCGTGCGCGATGGCCGAGTGGATGACATCTGGCGTGTGTCGGGTCGTGAGCGTGTCCTGTCTGTCTGA
- a CDS encoding sodium:solute symporter family transporter — translation MANFSWLDYTIFGAYLLASVAIGLFSARGQETMKDYFLAGQKVNRFVVAMTIMAALFSGVSYLAGPAEVYKNGIAFSLVMLSFFIATPFTAIYLLPFFYNSRYFTAYHFFQDRFSLSVRLLASGLFILRVSLWLAAATYAPALALEKVTGLPLWFTIMCTGMVTTVYTVFGGMKAVIWTDVMQLAVLFGGQLVIVLLAASKIPGGFAGVWETAGADGKLNISFSFDPSVHATFWATIIGGAFLSLVQMATDQVSVQRYLTAGSLRDAQRSLWIKLWMMLPVLVLFYGTGLVLYAFYKFQGDPLSAGHIQKEDQILPYFVVTQLPSGLAGVLIAAIFAASMSTVSAGINSLTSATLCDFYQTLSKPESLTEKLLLAKSRWYTLFYGVLVTGLAFFISTMKSNLVQSVNTIIALVGGPMVGLFLLGIFTKKANARGAIIGCVVGFVALLGINLFAAKQVNFLWHTMIGTIITMVVGLLTSGRSASPSVPHRSP, via the coding sequence ATGGCGAATTTTTCCTGGCTGGATTACACCATCTTCGGCGCCTATCTTTTGGCCTCCGTGGCTATTGGGCTCTTCTCCGCGCGCGGTCAGGAGACGATGAAGGACTACTTCCTTGCGGGGCAGAAGGTGAATCGATTCGTGGTGGCCATGACGATCATGGCGGCGCTGTTCTCCGGTGTCAGCTACCTCGCGGGTCCGGCAGAGGTGTACAAAAATGGCATCGCCTTTTCCCTGGTGATGCTGTCGTTTTTCATCGCCACACCTTTCACGGCCATCTACCTGCTGCCCTTCTTTTACAACAGCCGCTACTTCACGGCGTATCACTTCTTTCAGGACCGGTTTTCTCTGTCAGTGCGGCTGCTCGCTTCCGGCCTTTTCATTCTGCGGGTCTCGCTCTGGCTCGCCGCCGCCACCTATGCGCCGGCACTGGCATTGGAAAAAGTGACCGGATTGCCCCTGTGGTTCACCATCATGTGCACCGGCATGGTCACCACGGTGTACACCGTCTTCGGAGGGATGAAGGCCGTCATCTGGACGGATGTCATGCAACTCGCTGTGCTCTTCGGGGGACAATTGGTCATTGTATTGTTGGCGGCATCCAAGATTCCCGGGGGCTTTGCCGGAGTGTGGGAGACCGCTGGCGCAGATGGAAAGTTGAACATCAGCTTCTCCTTTGACCCGAGTGTGCACGCCACGTTCTGGGCCACCATCATCGGCGGAGCGTTTCTCAGCCTCGTGCAGATGGCGACGGATCAGGTTTCCGTGCAGCGTTATCTCACGGCGGGGAGCCTGCGAGATGCGCAACGCTCGCTGTGGATCAAGCTCTGGATGATGCTCCCGGTGCTTGTCCTCTTTTACGGCACAGGGCTGGTCCTCTATGCGTTCTACAAATTTCAAGGTGACCCCCTCAGCGCAGGACATATCCAAAAGGAGGACCAGATCCTGCCCTACTTTGTCGTCACCCAGCTTCCCTCTGGGCTCGCCGGTGTGCTCATTGCCGCCATTTTTGCGGCGAGCATGTCCACAGTTTCTGCCGGCATCAACTCGCTTACCTCAGCCACGCTTTGTGACTTCTACCAGACGCTGAGCAAGCCGGAGTCGCTGACGGAGAAGTTGCTGCTGGCCAAGTCGCGTTGGTACACCCTCTTCTACGGAGTGCTGGTGACGGGTCTGGCCTTCTTCATCTCCACCATGAAGAGCAATCTGGTGCAGTCGGTGAATACCATCATCGCGCTTGTGGGTGGTCCCATGGTGGGATTGTTCCTGCTGGGCATTTTCACCAAGAAGGCGAACGCCCGTGGCGCCATCATTGGGTGTGTGGTTGGTTTTGTAGCCTTGCTCGGCATCAATCTGTTTGCCGCCAAGCAGGTGAATTTCCTCTGGCACACCATGATTGGCACCATCATCACCATGGTGGTGGGCCTGCTTACTTCCGGCCGATCTGCGTCACCGTCAGTCCCCCATCGATCACCATGA
- a CDS encoding amidohydrolase family protein — protein sequence MLIDCHNHIGADLMFYLHGDFPYAQQMVDMLQEGSSLGVTHWIAFPFVSYAAMDVTGFREGSVRFGSGTSLEMVPYAFENRRLLEECQRLFPEEGKKVLPFVMVDPMRDTGVQARELEKLREQYRFYGIKIQSTIIQSDIKRLAHEGSIFLDLARQWDIPFLIHSSVAESDLWAQAHDIIDIAEANPDIRFCAAHSCRYDKECLDRIQVLPNAWFDCSAHCIHCKGVVDDLPYVAPRERRFDTDYTDPARVIADLAAAYPDKFLWGSDSPFYSYAAEINEQVVKLISTYEAEVAALKKCGEEVVRRVADVNTRAYLKLADENILA from the coding sequence ATGCTCATCGACTGCCACAACCACATCGGTGCGGACTTGATGTTCTACCTCCACGGGGACTTCCCCTACGCACAGCAGATGGTGGACATGCTTCAGGAAGGAAGCTCGCTCGGAGTGACACACTGGATCGCGTTTCCCTTCGTCTCGTACGCCGCGATGGACGTCACAGGCTTCCGCGAAGGCTCTGTGCGCTTCGGCTCCGGCACCTCCCTGGAGATGGTGCCGTATGCCTTCGAAAACCGCCGCCTACTGGAGGAGTGCCAGCGGCTCTTCCCAGAAGAGGGGAAAAAAGTACTGCCCTTTGTGATGGTGGATCCCATGCGGGACACCGGTGTGCAGGCTCGCGAGCTGGAGAAACTGCGGGAGCAATACCGCTTCTACGGCATCAAGATCCAGAGCACCATCATCCAGTCAGACATCAAGCGGCTCGCGCATGAGGGCAGCATCTTCCTGGATCTCGCCCGCCAGTGGGACATTCCCTTCCTCATCCACAGCAGCGTGGCGGAGAGCGACCTCTGGGCACAGGCACATGACATCATCGACATTGCTGAAGCCAATCCCGACATCCGCTTTTGTGCGGCGCACTCGTGCCGGTATGACAAGGAATGCCTCGACCGCATCCAGGTACTGCCGAATGCGTGGTTCGACTGCTCCGCGCACTGCATCCACTGCAAGGGGGTAGTGGACGATCTGCCGTATGTGGCACCCAGGGAGCGTCGCTTCGACACGGACTACACGGATCCCGCCCGCGTGATTGCGGACCTCGCCGCCGCCTATCCTGACAAATTCCTCTGGGGCAGCGACTCCCCCTTCTACAGCTACGCTGCCGAGATCAATGAACAGGTGGTGAAGCTCATCAGCACGTATGAAGCAGAGGTCGCCGCCTTGAAGAAGTGTGGTGAGGAAGTAGTGCGGCGTGTTGCCGATGTGAATACCCGCGCTTATCTGAAGCTCGCAGATGAAAACATTCTCGCTTGA
- a CDS encoding dipeptidase, protein MSQSPSQPFILDAHLDISMNALEWNRDFTRPVAEIREREQGQTDKKDRGNGVVSFPDMRRGRIGICVATQIARYVKPSNRQFPGWHSPAQAWAMTQAQLAWYRAMEEAGEMRQIRTTAQLEEVYALWTGTNAPVNAEKLPIGYVLTLEGADSMITLKHLERSYNDGLRILGPAHYGPGTYAPGTEWDGPLSAKGRELVQEMDRLHMIMDTTHLTDPAFWEAVELFQGPIWASHQNCRALVNHQRQFSDEQLKCVIERGGVIGAALDAWMMVPGWIKFTTKPEDTGVSLKHMVDHIDHVCQLAGNSLHAGIGTDLDGGFGREQAPLDLETIADLQKVPGLLAGRGYKPEDIENIMHGNFLRFLRKHLPK, encoded by the coding sequence ATGTCCCAGTCTCCGTCCCAGCCCTTCATTCTCGACGCGCATCTCGACATCTCCATGAATGCCCTGGAGTGGAACCGCGACTTTACCCGTCCTGTCGCTGAGATTCGCGAGCGTGAGCAGGGCCAGACCGACAAGAAGGATCGAGGCAATGGCGTGGTCAGCTTTCCCGACATGCGTCGCGGTCGCATCGGCATTTGTGTGGCCACGCAAATCGCGCGCTACGTGAAGCCTTCCAATCGCCAGTTCCCCGGCTGGCACTCCCCTGCGCAGGCCTGGGCCATGACGCAGGCGCAGCTCGCATGGTATCGCGCCATGGAAGAGGCAGGTGAGATGCGGCAGATTCGCACAACCGCGCAACTGGAGGAAGTGTATGCACTCTGGACCGGGACCAATGCGCCAGTGAACGCGGAGAAGCTGCCCATCGGCTACGTGCTCACGCTGGAGGGTGCGGATTCGATGATCACGCTGAAGCACCTGGAGCGCTCCTACAACGATGGCCTGCGCATTCTAGGCCCCGCCCACTACGGCCCCGGGACGTATGCGCCCGGCACGGAGTGGGATGGCCCGCTCAGCGCGAAGGGACGTGAACTGGTGCAGGAGATGGATCGCCTGCACATGATCATGGATACCACGCACCTCACCGACCCGGCGTTTTGGGAAGCGGTGGAGCTTTTCCAGGGGCCCATCTGGGCCAGCCACCAGAACTGTCGCGCACTGGTGAATCATCAGCGCCAGTTCAGTGACGAGCAGCTCAAGTGTGTGATCGAACGTGGCGGCGTCATCGGCGCGGCGCTGGATGCATGGATGATGGTGCCGGGCTGGATCAAATTCACCACGAAGCCCGAAGACACCGGTGTGAGCTTGAAGCACATGGTGGATCATATCGATCACGTGTGCCAGCTCGCGGGGAATTCGCTGCACGCCGGCATCGGCACAGACCTGGACGGTGGATTTGGCCGGGAACAAGCGCCGCTTGATTTGGAGACGATTGCGGACTTGCAAAAGGTACCGGGGCTGCTGGCCGGTCGCGGCTATAAGCCGGAGGACATCGAGAACATCATGCACGGCAATTTCCTGCGCTTCCTGAGGAAGCACCTGCCGAAGTAA